The Winogradskyella schleiferi genome contains the following window.
AAATAACTTGGCGCATAGGGGTCGCCATCTAACTGGCCTTTATTGCCGCCTTGACTATCTGGTCCTTCGCCTCCATCTGTATTGCCTTCGGCATTTTTAACGCCTCCAATTAGATTGTCCAGTTTTTTCCTTTTCTCTGCTTCTTCTTGACGTTTCTTCTCTTCTGCTTCGCGTTTTTCGCGCTCTACTTTTTCTGCTGCAGCTTTAGCTTCGGCCTTGGCTTTGGCTTCTGCAGCTTTGGCTTTCGCCTCCGCTTCTTTTTGCTTTTTTATGGCGATGTCTTCAGCATTATCTTGTGTCATTACCTCTTCTGCTTTGGTAGCAGCTTCTGTTGGCGTGACTTGCGACTCTTCTGGTTGCACTTCTTCGACAGCACTTTCTTCAACAATTTTATCTTCAACGGCTTTTCGTGGTTCACTTAAGGGTTTGTTTCCACTACCAAAATCCGTAGTTCCAAAGTTTACGGCTACACCGTATTCTTCAGGTGGATCCATATAATTAGGACCAACTACAAATAACAATAACAGCAGGATCACAGTAATAAGTACTGTGATTCTTGCAGAGTTACGTTCGTGTTTGGTTTCTAAGTATTTCACTTTAATTTTTATTGATTTAGACCTGCTAGGTTTGAAAAACCTGATAGGTCATAGTACTTATTCAAAAATGATACCGCTTAATTCGGTTGAACAGCCAAAATCACTTTAAATTTATTTCGATTGGCAATATCCATGACCTTCACTACATTTTCTACAGGTACCGATTTTTCGGCTCGTAATACTATAGTTGGCGATTCTTGATTCGATAATATAGATAATAACTGTGTTTCTAAAACACTTTCACCAACTCGTTTCTGATCGATATAATAGGTCAAATCTTTTTTGATACTTACAGCTGTTGACTTTTTATTCTCGGTCTTACCACTTGCTTTTGGCAATATAATATCAATAGCATTTGTACTTACCAATGTTGACGCTATCATAAAAAAGATGAGTAACAAGAATACAATATCCGTCATTGACGCGAAGTTGAATTCTGGTGTTACTTTATTTCGTCCTCTAATATTCATAAAATTAGATTGGTTCGTTTAAGTGATCTAAAAA
Protein-coding sequences here:
- a CDS encoding energy transducer TonB, yielding MKYLETKHERNSARITVLITVILLLLLFVVGPNYMDPPEEYGVAVNFGTTDFGSGNKPLSEPRKAVEDKIVEESAVEEVQPEESQVTPTEAATKAEEVMTQDNAEDIAIKKQKEAEAKAKAAEAKAKAEAKAAAEKVEREKREAEEKKRQEEAEKRKKLDNLIGGVKNAEGNTDGGEGPDSQGGNKGQLDGDPYAPSYFGGSGPGKGGVGYGLGGRGKPSRQIFQQDCNEYGLVVVQIKVNRQGKVISAEPGIKGTTNKHPCLLEPAKKIAMSHKWPSDPDAPTTQVGFVSINFDVGQ
- a CDS encoding ExbD/TolR family protein, which encodes MNIRGRNKVTPEFNFASMTDIVFLLLIFFMIASTLVSTNAIDIILPKASGKTENKKSTAVSIKKDLTYYIDQKRVGESVLETQLLSILSNQESPTIVLRAEKSVPVENVVKVMDIANRNKFKVILAVQPN